One segment of Streptomyces bathyalis DNA contains the following:
- a CDS encoding SDR family NAD(P)-dependent oxidoreductase: protein MSTPTPQQRIGSGFGAGSTASEVLSGVDLSGKLAVVTGGYSGLGLETTRALAAAGAHVVVPARRPEAAREALEGVPGTEIGTLDLADLDSVSSFADGFLAAGRGIDILINSAAVMACPETRVGPGWEAQFATNHLGHYALVNRLWPALTRDGGARVVSVSSRGHHRSPIRWDDVHFEHGYDKWQAYGQAKTANALFAVELDRLGRDSGVRAFSLHPGGILTPLQRHLPTEEMVANGWIDEEGNPLLTSFKSPEQGAATQVWAATSAQLEGMGGVYCEDCDIAPYAPSDQTSVTAPGSASGVREYATDPKEASRLWALSAELTGLDAFAGNDGS from the coding sequence ATGAGCACACCCACACCTCAGCAGAGAATCGGCTCGGGCTTCGGAGCCGGCTCCACCGCGTCCGAAGTCCTGAGCGGCGTCGACCTGTCCGGGAAGCTCGCCGTCGTCACCGGCGGCTACTCCGGTCTCGGTCTGGAGACGACGCGCGCTCTCGCCGCGGCGGGCGCCCACGTCGTGGTGCCCGCCCGGCGGCCCGAGGCTGCGCGGGAAGCACTCGAAGGCGTCCCCGGCACCGAGATCGGCACGCTGGACCTCGCCGATCTCGACAGCGTGAGCTCGTTCGCCGACGGCTTCCTGGCCGCCGGCCGCGGCATCGACATCCTGATCAACAGCGCCGCTGTGATGGCCTGTCCGGAGACCCGCGTGGGCCCGGGCTGGGAGGCGCAGTTCGCGACCAACCACCTCGGCCACTACGCACTGGTGAACCGGCTCTGGCCCGCCCTCACTCGGGACGGTGGCGCGCGGGTGGTCTCCGTCTCCTCCAGGGGCCACCACCGCTCCCCGATCCGCTGGGACGACGTCCACTTCGAGCACGGCTACGACAAGTGGCAGGCGTACGGGCAGGCGAAGACGGCGAACGCCCTGTTCGCGGTCGAACTCGACAGGCTGGGCCGCGATTCGGGCGTGCGCGCCTTCTCGCTGCACCCCGGCGGCATCCTCACCCCGCTCCAACGCCACCTGCCCACCGAGGAGATGGTCGCCAACGGGTGGATCGACGAGGAGGGCAACCCGCTGCTGACGTCGTTCAAGAGCCCCGAGCAGGGCGCGGCGACGCAGGTGTGGGCCGCCACGTCCGCCCAACTGGAGGGAATGGGCGGCGTCTACTGCGAGGACTGCGACATCGCCCCGTACGCCCCTTCCGACCAGACGTCGGTCACGGCCCCCGGCTCGGCCTCGGGCGTCCGGGAGTACGCGACGGACCCGAAGGAGGCGTCCCGGCTGTGGGCGCTCTCGGCCGAACTGACCGGTCTCGACGCGTTCGCGGGGAACGACGGGTCCTGA